One window from the genome of Rhodothermus sp. encodes:
- the nirK gene encoding copper-containing nitrite reductase, whose amino-acid sequence MKASSRRDFLKGLGVAAAGGLITSGLSLDAEGHSRPGRVATGPMGRRVARVAADPSDIPPPIYRDWPVTHDITLRVEEVVAEIEPGVTFNFMTYNGQIPGPLIRVRQGDVVNLTLENPSTNRMPHNVDFHAVYGPGGGAAHTLVAPGQSKTIRFRCLYPGAFVYHCAVPDLDYHISSGMFGMILVEPPEGLPPVDREFYLGQHELYTDKQPGEPGHHNFDFEKLFEEKPTYVLFNGAKYGLTADRYGAMKAKVGETVRIFLAVGGPNVTSNFHPIGNVLSYVWREGAILSNPERSAQTVAVPPGSCGIFHLRLPVPGPVKLVDHALTRVARKGLLAVLEVEGPEQPDIYHPNPA is encoded by the coding sequence TGATCACGTCGGGATTGTCGTTGGATGCTGAAGGCCATAGTCGTCCAGGCCGTGTTGCTACAGGCCCCATGGGACGTCGTGTGGCACGTGTAGCGGCGGATCCCTCCGACATTCCTCCGCCAATTTACCGGGACTGGCCCGTTACCCACGACATTACGCTGCGCGTTGAGGAGGTAGTGGCAGAGATTGAGCCTGGCGTGACTTTTAACTTCATGACCTACAATGGGCAGATTCCTGGTCCTTTGATTCGTGTGCGGCAGGGCGACGTGGTTAACCTGACGCTTGAGAACCCCTCCACGAATCGCATGCCGCATAACGTCGACTTTCATGCGGTCTATGGACCTGGCGGTGGGGCTGCACATACGCTGGTGGCGCCCGGTCAGTCGAAGACGATTCGTTTCCGCTGTCTGTATCCGGGGGCTTTCGTGTATCACTGTGCTGTGCCTGATCTGGACTATCACATCTCCAGCGGTATGTTCGGGATGATTCTGGTCGAACCCCCGGAAGGGTTGCCGCCGGTTGATCGGGAGTTTTATCTCGGCCAGCACGAACTCTATACAGACAAGCAACCGGGGGAGCCGGGACATCACAATTTCGATTTTGAGAAGCTTTTCGAGGAGAAGCCCACGTACGTGCTCTTCAATGGAGCCAAGTATGGCCTGACGGCCGATCGCTACGGGGCGATGAAGGCAAAGGTGGGAGAGACGGTACGGATTTTCCTGGCAGTTGGTGGTCCGAACGTGACGAGCAACTTCCATCCGATCGGGAATGTGCTCTCCTACGTCTGGCGGGAGGGCGCTATCCTTAGCAATCCCGAGCGCAGTGCACAGACGGTCGCTGTTCCACCGGGAAGCTGTGGCATCTTTCATCTGCGGCTGCCGGTGCCCGGGCCGGTCAAGCTGGTTGACCATGCGCTTACCCGGGTGGCACGTAAAGGGTTACTGGCCGTGCTGGAGGTAGAGGGGCCTGAGCAGCCGGATATCTACCATCCAAACCCTGCCTGA